Proteins encoded within one genomic window of Flavobacterium oreochromis:
- the rpmD gene encoding 50S ribosomal protein L30, producing the protein MAKILVKQVRSVINCPQDQKRTMQALGLRKMGQVVEHEATPAILGMVNKVKHLVSSEEAK; encoded by the coding sequence ATGGCTAAGATATTAGTAAAACAAGTAAGAAGCGTTATTAATTGTCCTCAGGATCAAAAGAGAACAATGCAAGCTTTAGGACTTCGTAAAATGGGTCAAGTAGTTGAGCATGAAGCAACTCCTGCTATCCTTGGAATGGTAAATAAAGTTAAACACTTAGTTTCTTCAGAAGAAGCTAAATAA
- the infA gene encoding translation initiation factor IF-1 yields MAKQSAIEQDGTIIEALSNAMFRVELENGHVVIAHISGKMRMHYIKLLPGDKVKLEMSPYDLSKARITYRY; encoded by the coding sequence ATGGCAAAACAATCAGCAATTGAACAAGACGGAACTATTATTGAAGCATTATCAAATGCTATGTTCCGAGTAGAGTTAGAAAACGGGCATGTTGTAATTGCTCACATTTCTGGAAAAATGCGTATGCACTACATCAAATTGTTACCTGGTGACAAGGTGAAGCTAGAAATGAGCCCTTACGATTTGTCTAAAGCAAGAATTACTTATAGATACTAA
- the secY gene encoding preprotein translocase subunit SecY → MKKFIESLQNVWKIEELRNRVLFTLGLLLVYRFGAHVTLPGIDATKLQGLTNQTDKGIGWLINVFTGGAFSQASVFALGIMPYISASIVVQLMGIAIPYLQKLQKEGESGRKKMNQITRWLTIGITLIQGPGYIYNLYRTLPADAFLLGFNSFAFLFSSVLILATGTLFAMWLGEKITDKGIGNGISLLILVGIVARLPQAFAQEFSSAVSQNNGGLMKIVVEIIVWLLVIIACVLMTMAVRKVAVQYARRTVSGDLEQDLMGGNRQFIPLKLNASGVMPIIFAQAIMFIPAAVAGLSSSETAQSISTRFQNIFGWEYNLVFATLIIIFTYFYTAITMPTTRMADDLKRSGGFIPGVKPGLETADFLDHVMSLITFPGAIFLALLAVFPAIVMNVLGVQQQWALFFGGTSLLILVGVAIDTIQQINSYLLNQHYDGLMKTGKNRKAVA, encoded by the coding sequence ATGAAAAAATTTATTGAATCGTTACAAAACGTTTGGAAAATTGAGGAACTAAGAAACAGAGTCCTATTTACTTTAGGACTTCTGTTAGTTTATCGTTTCGGAGCCCACGTAACATTACCGGGAATTGATGCAACTAAGTTGCAGGGATTAACTAATCAAACTGACAAAGGTATTGGTTGGTTAATTAACGTATTTACGGGAGGTGCTTTTTCACAAGCATCTGTTTTTGCGTTGGGTATCATGCCTTATATTTCTGCTTCTATTGTAGTACAATTAATGGGGATTGCTATTCCTTATCTACAAAAATTACAAAAAGAAGGTGAAAGTGGTAGAAAAAAAATGAACCAAATTACAAGATGGTTAACTATTGGTATTACCTTAATTCAAGGTCCTGGTTATATTTATAATTTATACCGTACTTTACCTGCTGATGCTTTCTTGTTAGGATTTAATTCGTTTGCTTTCTTATTTTCTTCTGTGTTGATATTAGCTACTGGTACTTTATTTGCTATGTGGTTAGGTGAAAAAATTACAGATAAAGGTATTGGAAACGGTATTTCGTTGTTAATCTTAGTAGGTATTGTTGCTCGTTTACCACAAGCATTTGCTCAGGAGTTTTCATCTGCTGTTTCTCAAAACAACGGAGGTTTAATGAAGATTGTTGTAGAAATCATCGTGTGGTTACTAGTAATTATTGCCTGTGTTTTAATGACTATGGCAGTTAGAAAAGTAGCAGTGCAGTATGCACGCCGTACTGTTTCTGGAGACTTAGAGCAGGACTTAATGGGAGGAAATCGTCAGTTTATCCCTTTAAAACTAAATGCTTCAGGTGTTATGCCAATCATTTTTGCGCAAGCTATTATGTTTATACCTGCTGCTGTAGCTGGTTTATCATCTTCGGAAACAGCTCAATCAATCAGTACAAGATTCCAAAACATATTCGGTTGGGAGTATAACTTAGTGTTTGCTACGTTAATTATAATTTTTACGTACTTTTACACTGCGATTACTATGCCAACTACAAGAATGGCTGATGATTTGAAAAGAAGTGGTGGTTTTATACCAGGTGTTAAACCCGGTTTGGAAACAGCTGACTTTTTAGATCATGTGATGTCTTTGATTACATTTCCAGGGGCTATTTTCCTAGCATTGTTAGCTGTGTTCCCAGCTATTGTTATGAATGTATTAGGAGTACAGCAACAATGGGCTTTGTTCTTTGGAGGTACATCACTCTTGATTTTGGTTGGAGTTGCAATCGATACTATTCAACAAATCAATTCATACTTGTTGAATCAACATTATGATGGTTTGATGAAAACGGGTAAAAACAGAAAAGCAGTAGCTTAA
- the rpsK gene encoding 30S ribosomal protein S11 produces MAKANTKKRKVVVESTGEAHVSSTFNNIIISLTNKKGEVVAWSSAGKMGFRGSKKNTPYAAQMAAEDCAKVALEAGLKKVKVFVKGPGNGRESAIRSIHNSGIEVTEIIDVTPLPHNGCRPPKRRRV; encoded by the coding sequence ATGGCGAAAGCAAATACAAAAAAACGTAAAGTTGTTGTTGAGTCTACTGGTGAGGCGCACGTAAGTTCAACTTTTAACAACATCATCATTTCTTTAACTAACAAGAAAGGTGAAGTTGTAGCTTGGTCATCTGCTGGTAAAATGGGTTTCAGAGGTTCTAAAAAGAATACTCCGTATGCAGCTCAAATGGCGGCAGAAGATTGTGCAAAAGTTGCTTTAGAAGCTGGTCTTAAAAAAGTAAAAGTGTTCGTTAAAGGACCTGGAAACGGAAGAGAGTCAGCTATCCGCTCAATCCATAACTCAGGTATAGAAGTAACTGAAATTATTGACGTTACTCCATTACCACACAACGGATGTCGTCCTCCAAAAAGACGTAGAGTTTAA
- a CDS encoding DNA-directed RNA polymerase subunit alpha gives MAIFNFQKPDKVIMIDSTDFEGKFEFRPLEPGYGLTVGNALRRVLLSALEGYAITSIRIEGVDHEFSTIPGVVEDVTEIILNLKQARFKRQIEDIDNESVSISLSGKDQITAGDFQKFISGFQVLNPELVICNLDSNVNLNMEMTIEKGRGYVPAEENKKQNAAIGTIFTDSIFTPVKNVKYAIENFRVEQKTDYEKLVFEIKTDGSIHPKDALTEAAKVLIHHFMLFSDERITLEADEIAQTESYDEESLHMRQLLKTKLVDMDLSVRALNCLKAAEVDTLGDLVSFNKHDLMKFRNFGKKSLTELDELVANKNLTFGMDLSKYKLDKE, from the coding sequence ATGGCAATATTTAATTTTCAGAAGCCCGATAAAGTTATCATGATCGATTCTACTGATTTCGAAGGAAAATTCGAATTCAGACCTCTTGAACCAGGTTACGGATTGACTGTTGGTAACGCTTTAAGAAGAGTTTTACTTTCTGCTCTTGAGGGTTATGCTATCACTTCTATTCGTATCGAAGGAGTGGATCATGAGTTCTCTACTATACCTGGTGTTGTAGAAGACGTAACTGAAATTATCCTTAACTTAAAACAAGCACGTTTTAAACGTCAAATTGAAGATATCGATAACGAATCAGTTTCTATTTCTTTATCAGGTAAAGATCAAATTACTGCTGGTGATTTTCAAAAATTTATTTCAGGTTTCCAAGTGTTAAATCCTGAATTAGTAATTTGTAATTTAGACAGCAATGTAAATTTGAACATGGAGATGACCATTGAAAAAGGTCGTGGTTATGTTCCAGCAGAGGAAAACAAAAAACAAAATGCTGCAATCGGTACTATATTTACTGATTCTATCTTTACGCCTGTAAAGAATGTGAAGTACGCTATCGAAAACTTCCGTGTTGAGCAAAAAACGGATTATGAAAAATTAGTTTTTGAAATCAAAACAGATGGTTCTATCCATCCTAAAGATGCTCTAACTGAAGCTGCTAAGGTATTAATTCACCATTTTATGTTATTCTCTGATGAGAGAATTACTCTTGAGGCTGATGAAATTGCTCAAACAGAATCATATGATGAAGAATCATTGCATATGAGACAGTTGTTGAAAACTAAGTTAGTTGATATGGACTTATCTGTAAGAGCATTAAACTGCTTAAAGGCTGCTGAAGTTGATACATTAGGTGACTTAGTATCGTTCAACAAACATGATTTAATGAAATTCCGTAATTTTGGTAAAAAGTCATTAACTGAGCTTGATGAGTTAGTTGCCAATAAGAATTTAACATTCGGGATGGATTTATCAAAATATAAGTTAGATAAAGAATAA
- the ykgO gene encoding type B 50S ribosomal protein L36 has protein sequence MKVRASIKKRSAECIIVRRKGRLYVINKKNPRFKQRQG, from the coding sequence ATGAAAGTAAGAGCATCAATTAAGAAGAGAAGTGCGGAATGCATTATCGTTCGTAGAAAAGGAAGATTATACGTTATTAACAAAAAGAATCCTAGATTTAAACAAAGACAAGGATAA
- the rplQ gene encoding 50S ribosomal protein L17, whose amino-acid sequence MRHGKKVNHLSRQAGHRKAMLANMACSLIEHKRINTTVAKAKALKQFVEPLVTKSKEDTTHNRRIVFSYLRNKYAVTELFRDVAAKVGDRPGGYTRIIKLGNRLGDNADMAMIELVDFNEIYNGGKKEVKKAKSRRGGGKAKKAESAAETPATEGSSESAE is encoded by the coding sequence ATGAGACACGGAAAAAAAGTAAACCATTTAAGCAGACAGGCTGGGCATAGAAAAGCTATGTTAGCTAATATGGCTTGTTCATTAATTGAACATAAACGTATTAATACAACTGTTGCTAAAGCTAAAGCGCTTAAACAATTTGTTGAGCCATTAGTAACAAAATCTAAAGAAGATACAACTCATAATCGTCGTATTGTTTTCTCTTATTTAAGAAACAAGTATGCTGTTACTGAATTATTCAGAGATGTAGCTGCGAAAGTTGGTGACCGTCCAGGAGGATACACTCGTATCATTAAGTTAGGTAACCGTTTAGGAGATAACGCTGATATGGCAATGATTGAGTTAGTAGATTTTAACGAAATCTACAACGGTGGTAAGAAAGAAGTTAAAAAAGCTAAAAGCCGTCGTGGTGGTGGTAAAGCTAAAAAAGCTGAATCTGCTGCTGAAACTCCTGCAACTGAAGGATCTTCTGAATCTGCAGAATAA